In Desulfobacter hydrogenophilus, the genomic stretch TTTTGAAGAAATTGACCGCATGCTCAATGCCAATATCTGGCAATACCTGGAAGCCCCCTGGCAGAAGGACCCCGAATTGTCCGCCACGTTCGTTGGGGAATAACGGCCATGGGCCAAGGATTTCATATAACAGCCATGGGCCGACCTGGTTTATCAATACCCAGGCACAGCCCACAACAAAGGTTGAAAGATCTGAGTAACTTATCCAGACTTTCATATAAAACAGCCATGGGCTGACCTGGTCTATCAACACCCAGACTCAGCCCACAACGAGAGTTGAAAGATCTGGGTAGGTTACACAGACTTTCGTATAAAAAATACCTGAAAACATAGATAAAAAGCAACAGGAGTAAACTTATGCTGCTTCGACATACACCCAAAGAGATTAAAGAAAGAAAAGTCCTGTCTGTTAACCCGGCGAAGACCTGCCAGCCCATCGGGGCCATGTACGCAGGCTTAGGGATCCATGGCTGCCTGCCTCACAGTCATGGTTCCCAGGGCTGCTGCGCCTATCACAGGTCCGCGCTGACCCGTCATTACCGTGAACCCATTATGGCGGCCACCTCCTCCTTTACTGAAGGGGCATCGGTATTCGGTGGCCAGGCCAACCTGCTTCAGGCCCTTCTAACCATCTTCACCACGTATAAGCCGGACGTGGTTGCGGTGCACACCACCTGTCTGTCGGAAACCATTGGCGACGACGTGAACCAGATTGTCAAGAAGGCCTATAAAGACGGCACAATCCCCGAAGGCAAGTATGTTGTCCATACATCCACCCCATCCTATGTGGGATCCCATGTCACAGGTTTTTCCAACATGGTTAAGTCTATGGCCCTCCAGCTTGCTGAAAAGACCGGCAAATCCAACGGGAAAGTCAACATTGTGCCCGGATTTGTGGAGCCTTCGGATATGGCTGAAATGAAGCGGATCGCTGCGATGTTGGGCATTGAATCCATCCTCTTCCCGGACACCTCGGGTATTTTGAACGGCCCTATGACCGGCAAATTCAATATGTACCCCAAGGGCGGCGTTTCCATCGAAGAATTGAAGAGTATCGGCGACAGTATCGG encodes the following:
- the nifK gene encoding nitrogenase molybdenum-iron protein subunit beta; its protein translation is MLLRHTPKEIKERKVLSVNPAKTCQPIGAMYAGLGIHGCLPHSHGSQGCCAYHRSALTRHYREPIMAATSSFTEGASVFGGQANLLQALLTIFTTYKPDVVAVHTTCLSETIGDDVNQIVKKAYKDGTIPEGKYVVHTSTPSYVGSHVTGFSNMVKSMALQLAEKTGKSNGKVNIVPGFVEPSDMAEMKRIAAMLGIESILFPDTSGILNGPMTGKFNMYPKGGVSIEELKSIGDSIGSIGLGAWASADPVRAIDSQFKVPCQVQDLPIGLLATDRFVDALRTAAGVSVPDTINQERGQLLDVISDMQPHLYGKKVAIAGDPDQVIALTEFLVTIGMKPVHIVTGTPGKAFTKRIKEVTARFGDEINVKSPSDLFHLHQLIKNEPVDLLICNTYGKYIARDEDIPFVRHGFPILDRVGHSYFPTVGYKGGLHFLEKILGALMDRTDRDAPEERFELVE